One Cryobacterium psychrophilum DNA segment encodes these proteins:
- a CDS encoding ATP synthase subunit C, translating into MNIWLGTIPAFLLATIGAVVLMRRKRRSGLTLLVVINAAIMAGALALVAAALTAGPATAATVTAATATAATTTGSGGSALIAAAIAVAGSSLGASFAVAYTGSAALAAMSERPEIFGRAMVVVGLAEGIAIYGLIIAIILIGQA; encoded by the coding sequence GTGAACATCTGGCTCGGTACGATACCTGCGTTCCTCCTGGCGACCATAGGTGCCGTCGTACTGATGAGACGCAAGCGCAGGTCCGGCCTCACCCTCCTCGTGGTCATCAACGCCGCCATCATGGCCGGCGCCCTGGCTCTCGTCGCTGCCGCGCTCACGGCGGGGCCTGCAACCGCGGCCACCGTCACGGCCGCTACCGCCACGGCCGCGACCACCACCGGCAGCGGTGGTTCCGCTCTCATCGCTGCCGCCATTGCCGTAGCGGGGTCATCGCTCGGTGCGTCATTCGCTGTCGCCTACACCGGCTCGGCCGCCCTCGCCGCAATGAGCGAACGACCAGAGATCTTCGGACGGGCAATGGTCGTCGTCGGGCTGGCGGAGGGAATCGCGATCTACGGGCTGATCATCGCCATCATCCTCATCGGTCAAGCCTGA
- a CDS encoding V-type ATPase 116kDa subunit family protein — MPWRESLSPVQMKRVAIVGPEEHRSAVLTAVSHNAAVELDLPYPPGAGPEELVRASDAAIVSGPTAAWVGWTPSRELSSLAEALTPLGAAVVPLPRPRGVQPPTLLTGTGSGRVSRTLVDTYGVVPYADVDPSRLAGLAYVVMFGMMFGDLGHGAILFAAGLVLRSGRITRLAKLRKTWLFVTGAGLTSMVFGVLYGEAFGPTGLIPVLWLDPLANPIPLLVTALVFGAVLLAGAYALGTINRVREGGWGYALYASSGIAGSTLFLAVGLLAWGILADQGALIAVAIVLAVAALGFIFVGYFVDAGGGATGAVQAAIELVDTVIRLGSNVVSFARLAAFGLTHAALLTVVWAGTTALWAPDWRAAAAILLFLVGNALTFALEALVAGIQALRLEYYELFSRIFQAEGRPFRPWSLTPADDSADGIRDGIRETERHHS; from the coding sequence ATGCCGTGGCGTGAATCTCTCAGCCCCGTGCAGATGAAGCGGGTGGCCATCGTCGGCCCTGAGGAGCACCGCAGCGCGGTCCTCACGGCGGTCTCCCATAACGCCGCCGTTGAGCTGGATCTTCCCTACCCACCCGGGGCCGGACCGGAGGAACTCGTGCGAGCCTCGGACGCCGCGATCGTCTCCGGACCCACCGCGGCGTGGGTGGGCTGGACGCCGTCCAGGGAACTCTCCTCACTCGCCGAGGCGCTCACTCCGCTGGGCGCCGCCGTCGTGCCGTTACCTCGCCCGCGGGGCGTGCAACCGCCAACGCTGCTGACCGGCACCGGCTCCGGGCGGGTGTCGCGTACCCTTGTCGACACCTACGGCGTCGTTCCCTACGCCGACGTGGACCCGTCGCGGCTGGCCGGGCTGGCCTACGTGGTCATGTTCGGGATGATGTTCGGCGACCTCGGACACGGCGCCATCCTCTTCGCGGCCGGACTGGTGCTCCGCAGCGGCAGGATCACCCGGTTAGCCAAACTACGCAAGACGTGGCTGTTCGTGACCGGTGCCGGACTGACGTCGATGGTCTTCGGCGTACTCTACGGAGAAGCCTTCGGGCCCACGGGGCTCATACCCGTACTGTGGCTGGACCCCCTGGCCAACCCCATTCCACTGCTGGTGACGGCGCTCGTGTTTGGCGCCGTCCTGCTCGCTGGCGCCTATGCCCTCGGCACGATCAACCGGGTCAGGGAGGGAGGCTGGGGCTACGCCCTGTATGCCAGTTCCGGCATAGCCGGCTCCACGCTGTTCCTGGCGGTCGGACTGCTCGCCTGGGGAATCCTTGCCGACCAGGGCGCACTCATCGCCGTCGCGATCGTTCTCGCGGTCGCAGCACTCGGTTTCATCTTCGTGGGGTATTTCGTGGATGCGGGCGGTGGCGCAACGGGAGCGGTCCAGGCCGCTATCGAACTCGTCGACACGGTGATCAGGCTCGGGTCCAATGTTGTTTCGTTTGCGAGACTGGCCGCCTTCGGGCTTACCCACGCGGCGCTCCTCACGGTGGTCTGGGCCGGGACGACCGCCCTGTGGGCCCCGGACTGGCGTGCGGCCGCGGCGATACTCCTGTTCCTGGTCGGTAACGCTCTCACTTTCGCTCTGGAGGCCCTCGTGGCAGGAATCCAGGCGCTCCGGCTCGAATACTACGAGCTCTTTTCCCGTATCTTCCAGGCCGAAGGGCGTCCGTTTCGCCCCTGGTCGCTCACCCCTGCAGACGACTCCGCCGACGGCATCCGTGACGGCATCCGTGAAACTGAAAGGCATCATTCGTGA
- a CDS encoding V-type ATPase subunit, whose product MAQRRVGAGESQRIAAQRSLEDGLALLKHTTYGERLAGCTDRAAAERGIRSTVLWQLRVLAGWIPGTGTRLARAAAGGYERDNIVALARSLEDTQPPPEFFDLGALATSWPRLRDAQSAAELGEALHTSPWGDAGSGDTTARRDILTVVWLGRLAAVAEAARPWAEAASGLMAARMLLVDRSVPSARFREVAHPLLGRAWEGAGSLDELRSALPKAASDALRDADGPKDLWLSEARLRATVETDGFRLLRGAMPGPTIVLGGIAVLAMDAWRVRAALSAADSGTGTSEVLDAVA is encoded by the coding sequence ATGGCCCAGCGTAGGGTCGGCGCCGGTGAAAGCCAACGCATCGCGGCGCAGCGCAGCCTCGAGGATGGCCTCGCCCTGCTCAAGCACACAACGTACGGTGAGCGCCTGGCCGGGTGCACGGATCGGGCCGCTGCAGAACGCGGCATCCGTTCGACGGTGCTGTGGCAGCTGAGGGTTCTCGCGGGATGGATACCGGGCACAGGAACGCGGCTCGCGCGGGCAGCGGCGGGCGGTTACGAGCGCGACAACATCGTGGCCCTGGCACGCAGCCTCGAGGACACCCAGCCCCCGCCTGAGTTCTTCGACCTGGGCGCTTTGGCGACGTCATGGCCTCGATTACGGGACGCGCAATCGGCTGCTGAGCTTGGCGAGGCCCTTCACACTTCCCCATGGGGAGACGCCGGATCCGGCGATACGACGGCTCGCCGAGACATCTTGACCGTCGTCTGGCTCGGTCGGCTTGCCGCAGTCGCGGAAGCCGCCCGTCCATGGGCGGAGGCGGCGAGCGGTTTGATGGCGGCGCGGATGCTGCTGGTCGACCGGTCCGTGCCCTCGGCGCGGTTCCGTGAAGTGGCGCATCCCCTTCTGGGCAGGGCCTGGGAGGGGGCCGGCAGCCTCGACGAGCTGCGCTCGGCCCTGCCGAAGGCAGCGAGCGACGCATTACGGGATGCAGACGGACCGAAGGACCTGTGGCTATCTGAAGCCAGGCTGCGGGCGACCGTGGAAACCGACGGCTTCCGCCTCCTGCGCGGTGCGATGCCCGGGCCCACGATCGTGCTGGGCGGCATTGCCGTGCTCGCGATGGATGCCTGGCGGGTGCGTGCCGCGCTCTCCGCCGCGGACTCCGGCACCGGAACGAGTGAGGTGCTCGATGCCGTGGCGTGA
- a CDS encoding MFS transporter, which produces MTEPVVSADRDVPLRPARGHVVAWAFWDWGSAAFNAVVTTFVFTVYITGSSFGDKDVISAQLGWALAIAGFLIAVLAPITGQRSDTSGRRKFWLGVNTFVVVAITACMFFVEASPSFLLRGLFLVAAGNVFFEFAGVNYNAMLAQVSTPRTIGKVSGFGWGMGYLGGIVLLLIVYFGFIQPETGLFGVTSENGLAVRVSMLISAAWFGLFALPVLLRVPEYRAPTAVRRERVGFFRSYAVLGHDIARLWRTSRPTVYFLLASAVFRDGLAGVFTFGGVLAASVFGFSAGEVIIFAIAANVVAGVATMSVGALDDRLGAKPVIVTALVGLLVSGLVLFFLHDGGQIVFWTAGLALTLFVGPAQSASRTFLARLIPPGREGEVFGLYATTGRAVSFLAPLAFALTVTISGQTYWGILGIMLVLLLGLLLLLPVKAHQEQIG; this is translated from the coding sequence ATGACCGAGCCCGTTGTCAGTGCCGACCGCGACGTTCCCCTGCGACCCGCGCGCGGGCACGTTGTAGCGTGGGCTTTCTGGGACTGGGGATCCGCGGCATTCAATGCGGTCGTCACGACCTTCGTGTTCACCGTCTACATCACGGGTTCCTCTTTCGGCGACAAGGACGTGATTTCGGCGCAGCTCGGCTGGGCCCTCGCGATCGCCGGGTTTCTGATCGCTGTGCTCGCGCCCATCACCGGGCAGCGTTCCGACACGTCGGGTCGGCGCAAGTTCTGGCTCGGAGTCAATACCTTCGTGGTCGTGGCGATAACCGCCTGCATGTTCTTCGTCGAGGCCAGTCCGAGTTTCCTCCTCCGGGGCTTGTTCCTCGTGGCCGCCGGCAATGTTTTCTTCGAGTTCGCCGGCGTGAACTACAACGCCATGCTTGCGCAGGTGTCAACACCACGCACCATCGGCAAGGTGAGCGGTTTCGGATGGGGCATGGGCTATCTCGGCGGCATTGTGCTGCTTCTTATCGTGTACTTCGGTTTCATCCAGCCCGAGACCGGTCTCTTCGGGGTTACGAGCGAGAACGGCCTCGCCGTTCGGGTGTCGATGCTCATCTCGGCCGCCTGGTTCGGGCTGTTCGCGCTGCCGGTTCTCCTGCGTGTGCCGGAGTACCGTGCGCCGACGGCCGTACGGCGGGAGCGGGTGGGCTTCTTCCGCTCCTATGCCGTACTCGGCCACGATATTGCCCGGCTCTGGAGAACCAGCCGGCCCACGGTCTACTTTCTGCTGGCCAGTGCGGTTTTTCGCGATGGGCTCGCGGGGGTCTTCACCTTCGGGGGCGTGCTCGCCGCGTCCGTCTTCGGATTCTCGGCCGGTGAGGTGATCATCTTCGCCATTGCCGCGAACGTAGTGGCGGGCGTGGCCACGATGAGCGTGGGCGCCCTCGACGACCGGCTCGGCGCGAAACCGGTGATCGTCACCGCGCTCGTGGGCCTGCTCGTGAGCGGGCTCGTGCTGTTCTTTCTGCACGACGGCGGCCAAATCGTGTTCTGGACGGCCGGACTCGCGCTCACGCTGTTTGTGGGTCCGGCGCAGTCGGCAAGCCGCACGTTCCTGGCTCGGCTCATTCCACCGGGCCGGGAAGGTGAGGTGTTCGGTTTGTATGCCACCACGGGCCGCGCCGTGAGTTTTCTGGCCCCGCTCGCGTTCGCGCTCACGGTGACGATTTCTGGCCAGACGTACTGGGGAATTCTCGGGATCATGCTCGTGCTGCTGCTCGGCCTGCTGCTGTTGCTGCCCGTGAAAGCTCACCAGGAGCAGATCGGCTGA